The genome window TTCTACTTTCATGTTTTTTTCGTGTTTAAGTGAGGTAGTTATCCTCAAACATTGCCTGTTTGATAGAACAAAATTAGAAAACAGCAGGAACGACTTTTGTAACATTTGGCACATAAAAAAGCTGATTTCAGTCAGCTTTTACGACCTATCCGGTTCCCTATCTCCGGCCTGCTTAGGGTGATTTTTTTTCATTTGATTGTTTCAACGGATAAAGCGATACACGCCAAAGCTCACCGAAATAAAGCTCAACGGCAGGCAAACCCAACCGATCAGTGAAATGGCTTTAAATTCTTTCAGTTGAAAAAAAGTCAACCCAACGGAAAGCAGAAACAAACCTGTTCTCAAGTAAGCTAAAAGAGCCGTTTCGTTGGCAAGGCGTGTTCTTTCAATGGCTAAATAATCTCTGAGAATCAGTTCTTCTTCTATTTTTTCGTCGAAATCAGGTTTCTTTTCCATGGATTTCAGTCGTTAGCTTGGTGCTTTTCTTTTGACAGTAGCTTATTTTTCCGGATCTTCATTATATGCAGAAACCTGTGAGGTTGGCGAAAAAAAACCGATAAGCCATAGTTTTCCCCTCAAAACCTCACCGACCGGTTACAGAACTATCGCATTCGCCTGTCAAACGTCGCTCCGGAACTTCCAACTCAGCGCTTAACAAAAAAGTCACGAGTTAATCTCGTGACTTTAAACTATCCTAAACCCTTCATTAAATCCATCAGCACACTGCTGCCTCTACCAATTCTGTTTCCAACGGGTTTCCTTTGTTTACCCATTCAATGATACCCCCCGAGTAATTTTTTACATTTTTAAAGCCGTTTTTAGCTAAAATGGAATACCCTATTGCCGCTCTGTCGCCGCCCTGACAGTGAATGACCACTTGCTTATCGCGGCTGATTTTTTCAAGGTTTGTTGGCAGCGTGCCAATAAACACATTTTCCGCGCCTTCGATATGCCCGGCGTTGTATTCTGCCACACCGCGTAAGTCTATGACCTGAACATCTTCGCGGTTTAAGTACGTCTTAAATTCATCCATTTCAATTACCTCGCTTTTCGCTAATTCAACGCCTGCCGAGGTGACATCTGAAATGTAACCATACACGTTGTCCAAGCCAATCCGCATGAGTTTACGGGTAAGGTCCTCGATTTGAGTTTCTGCGGCGACCAGCATAAAAGGTTCTTCATAATTAATAAACCAACCCATCCAGGTCGCAAACGCATTATTACCCTGAATATTGAGGCTATCGGGCAGGAAGCCGGCGGCAAATTCCACTTTGTTGCGCGTATCAATGAGTTTGATGCCTTGGGCCATTGCCTCTTTTACTTCTTCTCCCGTCAGTTTCTTTTGCGTCGGCACTGCCGTCAGCAACGGACGATTTACTTTATTGAGTTTTTTCATCGTGGCAAAATATTTGGGGGGCTCCGGTTGGTCCGTCAGCAGGTATTTTATAAAGCCCTCTTGGTCATCATCGTATTGAAAAGCCCAGTTTCTGATTTTCTCGTAGCCAACCGTTGAGCTTGGTACCGCCCCCAAGGCTTTTCCGCAGGCCGACCCGGCACCGTGGCCCGGCCATACCTGTAAGAAATCGGGTAAAGTGTTGAATTTTTGGATGGAATGATACATTTGCAGCGCTCCGGCATCCTGCGTTCCGAGCATTCCGGCCGCTTTTTCCAATAAGTCGGGACGACCAATATCACCCACAAATACAAAATCTCCTGTAAACAACATCACCGGTTGTAACGACGCCGGCTTATCGGTCAACAGAAAGCTGATACTTTCGGGGGTATGTCCCGGCGTATGAATCACTTCCAGGGTCAGGTTGCCCACGATGATGACAGCTCCATTTTTCAGCCCAACGTGGTCAAATTCATATTCCCAGCCTTCCCCTCCTTCGTCGGAAAGATACATGGTTGCTCCCGTGATGGCGGCCAATTCCCGGGCCCCCGACAGAAAATCGGCGTGAATGTGGGTTTCGGTCACGTGAGTAATGCGTAAGCCGTTTTGTTTGGCGATCTCCAAATACGTATCTACGTCTCTTTTGGGATCGATTACGATGGCTTCGCCGGTTTTTTGGCAGCCTATGAGGTAACTCGCCTGCGCTAAGGTTTTGTCATAAATGTGTTGGAAGAACATGGTTATGTGTTGTTTATCGGTTGCGATGAATGAGATTGTAAAGGTAAAGTGAGTGGCCAAGTCAATCTGTGACTTTTGGTACAGATGCCCGACTCTTTCAATTATTTGAAGAAAATTTCTTTGGAAATGATGTAAACGCCCATGACCAGCACAAACCAACCGAAAGCTTTTTTGAGTTTTTCGCCGGCAATAAAACGCGAAAGGTAAGACCCCACAAAAATACCGACGACCGAGAGAGCAGTAAATTCCAGCAGGAAGGTCCAATCTACTGACGCATTGGAAATATCCCCTACGAAACCGATCAGTGATTTGGCGGCAATGATGAGCAGCGACGTACCGACGGCCATTTTCATCGGTAAACGTGCCAACAGCACCAGGGCGGGAATGATCAAAAAACCTCCTCCGGCTCCTACAATTCCCGTAAGAACACCCACAACAGCACCTTCCAATCCAATGATGGGGTAGTTAAATTGAAGTTCTCCCGAGTCCTTTTCCTCTTTTTTCTTATTTCCTTTGATCATCGAATACGAAGCAGCCAGCATCACTAAGGCAAAAAACAGCATGATACCGATGTTTTTGGTCACTTCAAAACCCGCAACGGTAAAGAGAGAATTTGGAATAGCCGGTACTAAATACTTACGGGTGAGAAACACCGTAATAAAGGAAGGAATGGCAAAAACGAGGGCGGCTTTATAATTGACCAGGCCTTTGCGCATAAAATTGAAAGACCCCACCAACGAAGTGGTGCCTACCACAAACAATGAATAGGCGGTGGAAAGTACGGGGTTAATTCCTAACAGGTAGACCAAAACGGGTAAGGTCAGGATGCTGCCCCCTCCCCCTATCAGGCCCAGGCTGATGCCGATAAAAATAGAGGCCGAAAAGCCGAAAATCTCAGTTGAGTTCATTTTCCTTGCGTAATGTGATGAATAAATGACATTACAAAAGTAGATGACCTCAAATCTCCGTTCCGTGATAATTGTTACACAGACGCAGGGTTATACTGATTTTTTGCCGTAGTAAGCAATGCTATTTTATAACGAGAGAGTTTTACCTTGCCTAATTTCTCCAATTGTTTCAAAAGTCGGGAGATGACTTTCCGGCAAGTAGCCAATTTATTACTCAACTCTTCGTGGGAGATAGTAAATACCATACATCTACACTGCTTCGACTTGCGATTAAGCAACGTTAAGAGTCGCTCGTCCAATCTTATAAAAAGCAATTTGGTCAATAGCACCCAACAAATCATCAAAACGCTTTTGATAAGTGGCAAACACAAATTGTTTCCAGGAAGAATACCTGCTCATCTATTCCTCCACTTTTTCCACAGGGATCAATATCATTCGTGTTTTTTCGTTGGCTAGAGCGGTAATTTTACTTTGGCGACGACCCAAACATCAGGTCAATGACATCGCGCAGGAATCAAGCTCTCCCAAATAATACAATAAAGCTTCGCGCCCATCGGCATCAGCACGTGATATTTTTACTGAACCGCTTAAGCAGTTAAGCAGAATTAAATTGGATATTATCCAGTGTATTTTTAGTGATAAGTTCTTTGAAATTGATGGAATACTGAGCTCCAAAATTCTTAAAAATGTCAAGAATTGCTTTTTTGAGCTTTGTCCATGTTTTGTAATTTTCTTTACATAACCACTGATATTTACAGAATCACTGTAGAATCTCAATTGGATTTAAGTGCGGACTGTAAGTTGGTAAAAAGAAAAGAGACATCTGACGGGTTTTCCATTTTTCAAGCTCATCTTTGACAAGTTTAGCATGATGAATAGGTCTGTTATCAAGTACGATCACATAGGGTTTATCATGGAATTTTTATCAAAAAATCCCATCAAGTGGTTGCGCACTATGATAGACTGTTAGTTTACCTCCCAAACTCATAAGCCCGAAAACGTTCAGCCATTTTTTCTTATTTCGGGCAAATATGCGGTGGATTTGCCCTTTCTTTTGCCATGCATAGGGTACATAGGGTTGCATAGTAAAACCTGACTCATCCCCAAAATACAGCTCAATATACTCTAATAGCCAAAGGGTTATAAGCATTTTTCCACATTCCACTTTATCTAAATATGCTTTTTTGCCCTGTCCTTCATGGGTACATCTACGGATTCGTTGCCAACTGTAATTATTTTTTTTAAAACCTTTTCACGGTATCAGTACTCATAGGCGTGGCCGGTTCTTTGATTAAATCAGCACGGATTGCCTTGACATTTTGACGGTGAGCCTCCACTGTTTTGCCTAATAAATCAGTATGAGCAGTGTTGCTGACACTTAAAATCAGCTTGCGCCCTTGGCCATTCTTACGGCAAAGTCCTGCAATTCCGATAGTTTCGCAGGCTTTTACCCAATTACCCACTGTATTATGACTTATACCCAAATGAGTGGCGATAGTTTTAAAACCCATACCTGTGTGATTCAGTAAAAGCCCCTGGCATTTTACTCTGAACTCCGGTTTTGAATGATATTTTGAGCCTTCTCGTAGGGTGAGACGCTCAGTTTCTGTCAATTCGATATGTTTTTCTTTTCGGCTCATGCCGCTGAGATATATAATCTCATTTAATTTTGCTCATTTACTTAATCTGCTTTTTAAAAAACAGAGCGTTTTGCTCATTCAGCATTTTCTTTCTTTTGATTCAAAATTCTTTCAAATGAGTAGCTTATGAAATGAGTTTGGACCTGAAATGGACAAATTGACTTTGAGGTGGACACGAAAAGATTTGAAAAAAGACCTCAATCAAAAATCAAGGTCTTTAAATCAATTGTTCATTTTACTTCTATACTCATTCTTTGTAGGGTATGAGCCGAAAAATACCCCAATGCTCCGCCTTTGATGTTAGTGACAGGGTTGGCGGGAACGGTGCCTCCGCCCGGGCCGTTCCCCTGTACTGAGTTGAGCGAAAAGAAATAATCGTAGATGGGTTTATCAATGCAGTGCATTTCTAAGGTAACGTTATCTCCGAGTACGATTTCAAAGTCTGCACTCAAAATCGGTCTTGAATTCGGCAGGCCATTGCCGATGTTATCGTTTGCAACAATGATTGATTTATCTCTTTCTCCATTTCGGGTTTGGATAAACCGGTAGCTATTGCCAAAGGCAGCAGGGTCTATAAATTGTGGGTAAATGATGTAGCTGTCGGAGGTACTGCCCGGAGGCGAAAAAGAGCTCTTTTGTACTTTTATCCCCGTCAATTTTATGTTGGTTGGCATCGTGGTTTGCGCTGTAAACGTACTGCCTTCAATAATAACGGTTAGGCTATACGTTTTACCTTCGGCACCCACGATCTTTTGCGATTGATACACCCCGGCACCGGTTTCCACCAACTGCTCGGTGTTTCCGCTGCCATCCGAAAGGCGTACGTTGGCTCCCCTCACCGAAGGAAAGTTATTAGGCTGGGTAAAATCAACGGTTTTGATGATTCTGACCGTTGCTTTTTCGTTTGGAGTTATTTCGCCTTCGATGACAAACTTCTTATTGGCGGTATTGAGGTCTAAGGTGATTTCTTTTTCGCAGGAAAAAAGCCCTCCAATTAGAATTGCTGAAATGATTTGTCTGATTTTCATTGTTTCAGTAGTTTATTTCCCGCAGCCGGTCGCAAATCTTCGCTGATTTGAACTGTACGCTGATTTTATTCTGCGGTAATCAGCGACCGTCCGCGGATGCGGGAAAAATGATTAAAATTTGAAATTATACGTCACACTCGGTACCCATCTGAAAAGAGAAGTCTGTACGGCTCTCGTACGAGATGGGTCGTTTTCATCGTCTTCAAAATTGATGGTATAGGCATTCTGACGACCGTAGGCGTTGTACAGGGAGAAATTCCATGAAGTTTGGTACCTGCCTTTTCTTGGGTTTTCGTAAGTGGCACTCACATCCAGACGATGGTAGTTGGGCATTCGTGAGGCATTGCGCTCGGTGTAATAAAAAGCGGTATTGCCTGCCACTTCGTATTTCCCGCTTGGAAATGTAACGGCATCGCCCGTATAGAAGATAAAATTGCCTGACAATGACCAACGTGTGCTTAGTTGGTACATTCCCACAATGGCCAGGTCATGCGTGCGATCTTGGCGTGCCGAATACCAATTGCCTTCGTTGATGCCGTCAATCTGTCGTTCGGTTTTTGAAAGCGTATAGCTTACCCAACCCGTAAATTTGCCTGATTTCTTTTTAAGCAACAATTCCAGACCATAAGCCCTTCCTTTTCCGTAGAGCAATTCGCTTTCTACGTCGGGGGCGGTCTGAATATCGGCTCCATTTTTGTAATCTATTTGGTTTTGAAGCGATTTGTAGTAGGTTTCAGCGCTGAATTCATACTTGTTTTCGGCAAAATTCCGAAAATACCCCAAGCTAACTTGATCGGAAATACCCGGCTTGATATTGTAGCTGCTGCCTACCCATTGGTCGGTTGGGTTTGAGCTGGTAGAATTGCTCAACAAATGCAGGTTTTGCGTATTGCGCGCATACCCTGCCTTCAAACTGCTCTTTTCGTTCAGAATGAAATTAAAGGCTAATCGCGGTTCAACGTTGAAATAGGTTTTTCCAAACGCCCCATCGGCCAAAACCACCGAGTCCGTCTTTACACCCCTGTCGTAAATATTGTAGGTAGTCCCTCCCAAAATACTCCACGACGAAAGCCGCAGGCCATAATCCATGCTGAATTTGGGCGAAACCGAGTAGGTATTTTGGACATAAACGGCATTTTCTAAAGCATTTCTGCCCTCTTTTATGTCGTTTTCGTTGGCATTGGTTTCGTTGATCAAACTACCCGGCGTAATGGTATGGCGGATGGAGTTAAACCCAAATCGCCACGAATTTTTGGTACTCGGAAAAAATTGAAACTCTTGCTTCAAATTCCAATCCTTGATCTTTGATTGATTGACAAAGCTATTATCGCCCCCCGAAACCTTGAATTCGTAGCTGTAATCGCTGTAAATCAAAGAGGTATTTGAAAACCATTTTGAATTGATAATGCTGTTCCAGCGGAGTGTACCCGTTTTGTTTCCCCAATCAATACCAAAGGCATCGCCAAAACCCAATCTATCGCGTCCAAAATACCCCGATACATACACTCGGTTGTTTTCGTTGATGCGGTAATTTGCTTTGGCATTGAGGTCATAGAAATACAATTGGGTGTCGCTGAAATCAGGAGATGCCTTCAAAAATACATCGGCATACGTCCTGCGACCCGAAATCATAAACGATGATTTTTCTTTTTGAATCGGTCCTTCTATGGCCAGGCGACTGCTGATTACGCCTATACCGCCCGAAGTCTGAAACGCTTTGTCGTTGCCTTCCCGCATACGTACATCCAACACTGAAGAAAGACGCCCGCCGAAGTTGGCCGGGCTATTGCCTTTGATGATGGTAGCATCTTTGATGGCATCTGAATTGAACGTACTGAAAAAACCGAGCAAGTGTGAAGCATTATAGACGGGTGCTTCATCGAGCAAAATGAGGTTTTGATCAGCCGCACCTCCCCGCACAAAAAAACCGCTGTTGCCTTCACCGGCAGTCTTGACCCCCGGCAGCAATTGGATGGTTTTCAATACATCTTTTTCTCCAAAAATCACCGGCAGCTTGGCTATTTCTTTGATGTCCAATTTCTCGGTACCCATGGAGGTTTTGGTAATATTGTCATCTTCTTTGGTGGCTTTAATAACCACCGCTTCGAGCATTTTACCGCTTTCCAATTCCCAATCAATTTTTAGATTTTTATCTAAATTGACGGTTTTAGTCATTTCTTCATAACCGATATACGTTCCTTTGAGCGTGTAACTTCCTTTGGGTAAGGTGATGGAATAAAAGCCGTACTCGTTGGCGGCTTTGCCGGTATTTGGGATTTCTTTCACGACCACTGTTGCTCCGATGAGTTCTTCGCCCGAAGCCTTATCTCTGAGTGTACCGCTTATTGTAAATTTTTCCTGTGCGAAAAGCTTGAAACTGCTCATCAGAACGCAGAAAACAATAAATTTCAATTTTGCCATTTGGGGGTCTTTGGTTTAATTTCAATTCTTAATTACGAATCAAAATTCAGCCAAAACCCCAATGAAAAGAATGAAAAGGCAACCGAAATGGACAAAATGAGCCGTGAAATGGACTGAAAATCCGTTCATATGTTGAAATGGCATTTGCAAAAACAGGTCTCTCTAACATTTAGGCGGCAACCTCCTCCCTATTTCTTCCAATGAGCGGAACAGTCAAAAAAACGATTTTATTTCGCCACACTCATTCTTTCAATCTTCTTTTTGTTTGCCCCTAACTTCCCAAACCAAGCCTTGATGTTATCTACGGTCAAGTAAACAACGGGAACAATGATTAGTGTCAGTAACATGGATGAGGTCAATCCACCAATGAGCACCCAACCTAAGCCATTTTTCCATTCAGCCCCAGCCCCTTTTGCGATTGCAATAGGTATCATACCAAACACAAGGGCGAGGGTTGTCATTAAGATGGGGCGTAGCCTTGTTTTTCCCGATTCCATCAACGCATCAATTGTGTTTAAGCCTTTTTCTTTTAGCTGATTGGTAAAATCTACGATCAGGATACCGTTTTTGGCCACTAAACCTAACATCATAATTATGCCCAACCCCGTAAACAAACTGAAACTTGATTTGGCTAATGCCAACGCCAATAATGCCCCAATCAAAGCAACAGGAATAGAAAACAACACAACAAAAGGATAGATAAATGAATCGTACAAGGCAACCATGATTAGATAAATCAATATGATGGCGATGCCAAGCACGGCGAGTAATGTGTCAGTTGAGTCCTTTGAACGTTTTATCTCGCCCGCCCAACTATATTCGATGTTTTTGGGTAAATTCATTTTATCCATTTCGGCTTGAATGGCATCTGCCACATTTCCGCTTGGCGTTCCCAATACCTGACTTTTGAAGGTTACGGAACTGCGTCTGTTTTTTCGCTCCAATTTTGAGGCACTAATACCGTACGACAAACTCGCAAATTGGTCAAGTCGAATGGTTTGGCCTTTGTTATTGATAAAGCTCAACGCGGCCACATCAGCTTCGTTTCGTCGGTCAAATTTATCCAATTGTACTTTTATGTCGTATTCATCAAAACCGTCGCGAAACTTTGCTTTGTCGTTCCCTGCCAATGCACTTTGCATGGTTGCGCCAACCAGATTAATATCTAAACCCAGTTTTGCCATTTTGTCCCTGTCCAACGATACGTTTACTTCAGGAAAACCCTCTTTGATAGATACTTTTGTATCAATGGCTCCCGGTATTTTCCGGACTGTTTTTTCTACACTTTTTACTACCGCCAACACCGAATCAGGGTTTTCGCCCGAAAAAATGATTTCGATTGGGTCATCCTCATTGCCACCCAAGAAGGACGGTTTGGCAGAGGTTATTTTAATCTGAGGAAACTGCCTTTGCAAGGCCATCTGGCATTCGGTTGCGGCTTGATCGGTTGCTTTTTCGACAATTTCGTTGGGATAAATTTTTACGTTTATCTCTGACTGATTGTTGCTATTGCCGAGATTAATTAAATCGCTTGAGCCGCCTACATTGGCAAATACCGATTTCACATATGGCTTCTCCCGTAAAAAATCCTCCACTTGCTTGGTGGTAAGGTTGTTTTGCTGAAAGGTAATGCTTTTGTCGTACTCTAACTTGATGATGAATTCTCGCTGATCGCCTTGTTTTACAAATTCATCTCCTATAAACCCAAATCGTACTAATTGTCCGGCCCCCATTATCATTGCCACAATAAACAATATCGTAATTGTCTTGTGTTGGAGGCACCGGCTTAAAGCTGCGGCATAAAAATGGGAAAGATGCTCAATGCCTATCTCAAGCGAACGAACAAACCGGCCCCATACCCCCTTTTTTGTTTTTACATCTTCGGCTTTTGCAAAACGAGATGCCAACCA of Runella slithyformis DSM 19594 contains these proteins:
- a CDS encoding DUF202 domain-containing protein; this encodes MEKKPDFDEKIEEELILRDYLAIERTRLANETALLAYLRTGLFLLSVGLTFFQLKEFKAISLIGWVCLPLSFISVSFGVYRFIR
- a CDS encoding MBL fold metallo-hydrolase yields the protein MFFQHIYDKTLAQASYLIGCQKTGEAIVIDPKRDVDTYLEIAKQNGLRITHVTETHIHADFLSGARELAAITGATMYLSDEGGEGWEYEFDHVGLKNGAVIIVGNLTLEVIHTPGHTPESISFLLTDKPASLQPVMLFTGDFVFVGDIGRPDLLEKAAGMLGTQDAGALQMYHSIQKFNTLPDFLQVWPGHGAGSACGKALGAVPSSTVGYEKIRNWAFQYDDDQEGFIKYLLTDQPEPPKYFATMKKLNKVNRPLLTAVPTQKKLTGEEVKEAMAQGIKLIDTRNKVEFAAGFLPDSLNIQGNNAFATWMGWFINYEEPFMLVAAETQIEDLTRKLMRIGLDNVYGYISDVTSAGVELAKSEVIEMDEFKTYLNREDVQVIDLRGVAEYNAGHIEGAENVFIGTLPTNLEKISRDKQVVIHCQGGDRAAIGYSILAKNGFKNVKNYSGGIIEWVNKGNPLETELVEAAVC
- a CDS encoding sulfite exporter TauE/SafE family protein, translated to MNSTEIFGFSASIFIGISLGLIGGGGSILTLPVLVYLLGINPVLSTAYSLFVVGTTSLVGSFNFMRKGLVNYKAALVFAIPSFITVFLTRKYLVPAIPNSLFTVAGFEVTKNIGIMLFFALVMLAASYSMIKGNKKKEEKDSGELQFNYPIIGLEGAVVGVLTGIVGAGGGFLIIPALVLLARLPMKMAVGTSLLIIAAKSLIGFVGDISNASVDWTFLLEFTALSVVGIFVGSYLSRFIAGEKLKKAFGWFVLVMGVYIISKEIFFK
- a CDS encoding helix-turn-helix domain-containing protein; amino-acid sequence: MICWVLLTKLLFIRLDERLLTLLNRKSKQCRCMVFTISHEELSNKLATCRKVISRLLKQLEKLGKVKLSRYKIALLTTAKNQYNPASV
- a CDS encoding helix-turn-helix domain-containing protein, with the translated sequence MSRKEKHIELTETERLTLREGSKYHSKPEFRVKCQGLLLNHTGMGFKTIATHLGISHNTVGNWVKACETIGIAGLCRKNGQGRKLILSVSNTAHTDLLGKTVEAHRQNVKAIRADLIKEPATPMSTDTVKRF
- a CDS encoding DUF4249 domain-containing protein, producing the protein MKIRQIISAILIGGLFSCEKEITLDLNTANKKFVIEGEITPNEKATVRIIKTVDFTQPNNFPSVRGANVRLSDGSGNTEQLVETGAGVYQSQKIVGAEGKTYSLTVIIEGSTFTAQTTMPTNIKLTGIKVQKSSFSPPGSTSDSYIIYPQFIDPAAFGNSYRFIQTRNGERDKSIIVANDNIGNGLPNSRPILSADFEIVLGDNVTLEMHCIDKPIYDYFFSLNSVQGNGPGGGTVPANPVTNIKGGALGYFSAHTLQRMSIEVK
- a CDS encoding TonB-dependent receptor, whose amino-acid sequence is MAKLKFIVFCVLMSSFKLFAQEKFTISGTLRDKASGEELIGATVVVKEIPNTGKAANEYGFYSITLPKGSYTLKGTYIGYEEMTKTVNLDKNLKIDWELESGKMLEAVVIKATKEDDNITKTSMGTEKLDIKEIAKLPVIFGEKDVLKTIQLLPGVKTAGEGNSGFFVRGGAADQNLILLDEAPVYNASHLLGFFSTFNSDAIKDATIIKGNSPANFGGRLSSVLDVRMREGNDKAFQTSGGIGVISSRLAIEGPIQKEKSSFMISGRRTYADVFLKASPDFSDTQLYFYDLNAKANYRINENNRVYVSGYFGRDRLGFGDAFGIDWGNKTGTLRWNSIINSKWFSNTSLIYSDYSYEFKVSGGDNSFVNQSKIKDWNLKQEFQFFPSTKNSWRFGFNSIRHTITPGSLINETNANENDIKEGRNALENAVYVQNTYSVSPKFSMDYGLRLSSWSILGGTTYNIYDRGVKTDSVVLADGAFGKTYFNVEPRLAFNFILNEKSSLKAGYARNTQNLHLLSNSTSSNPTDQWVGSSYNIKPGISDQVSLGYFRNFAENKYEFSAETYYKSLQNQIDYKNGADIQTAPDVESELLYGKGRAYGLELLLKKKSGKFTGWVSYTLSKTERQIDGINEGNWYSARQDRTHDLAIVGMYQLSTRWSLSGNFIFYTGDAVTFPSGKYEVAGNTAFYYTERNASRMPNYHRLDVSATYENPRKGRYQTSWNFSLYNAYGRQNAYTINFEDDENDPSRTRAVQTSLFRWVPSVTYNFKF
- a CDS encoding efflux RND transporter permease subunit codes for the protein MTLTELAIKRPSLLIVLFLVLALGGIMSYNRLGYEILPRFTPQLLTITTVYPGAAPNEIESQVTKKIEDQLSNQNGIVSINSSSFEGLSLVSLELSNDASLKAVKQDVIAKINSLQSLLPNDAQTPTVSELSFNDLPVLRISATADLTATQFFSELKNRIIPQLSQLDGVGSVELLGGEEREIRVNINQDKISAYGISILQVNQAINNANLDFPTGKIEAGKTQTVIRLTGKFNKIEQLKDLIVATSRMGGTIKLQDIAEVIDSKKDIRNINRLNGKEAVGVQVRKRTDANSVAVSKAVRDKIAELENKYSNINLKFVVAIDTSSFSLEAAEAVQHDLLIAILLVALVMLIFLHSIRNSFIVMVAVPCSLVTAFIIMYLAGYTFNLMTLLAMSLVIGILVDDSIVVLENIYRHLEMGKDARTAAIDGRNEIGFTALSITLVDVVVFVPFLLLTNTTGKLLAPFAAVVVVSTLMSLFVSFTVTPWLASRFAKAEDVKTKKGVWGRFVRSLEIGIEHLSHFYAAALSRCLQHKTITILFIVAMIMGAGQLVRFGFIGDEFVKQGDQREFIIKLEYDKSITFQQNNLTTKQVEDFLREKPYVKSVFANVGGSSDLINLGNSNNQSEINVKIYPNEIVEKATDQAATECQMALQRQFPQIKITSAKPSFLGGNEDDPIEIIFSGENPDSVLAVVKSVEKTVRKIPGAIDTKVSIKEGFPEVNVSLDRDKMAKLGLDINLVGATMQSALAGNDKAKFRDGFDEYDIKVQLDKFDRRNEADVAALSFINNKGQTIRLDQFASLSYGISASKLERKNRRSSVTFKSQVLGTPSGNVADAIQAEMDKMNLPKNIEYSWAGEIKRSKDSTDTLLAVLGIAIILIYLIMVALYDSFIYPFVVLFSIPVALIGALLALALAKSSFSLFTGLGIIMMLGLVAKNGILIVDFTNQLKEKGLNTIDALMESGKTRLRPILMTTLALVFGMIPIAIAKGAGAEWKNGLGWVLIGGLTSSMLLTLIIVPVVYLTVDNIKAWFGKLGANKKKIERMSVAK